From a single Equus asinus isolate D_3611 breed Donkey chromosome 2, EquAss-T2T_v2, whole genome shotgun sequence genomic region:
- the LOC106835197 gene encoding olfactory receptor 4F6-like has protein sequence MDEANHSVVSEFVFVGLSNSWEIRLLLFLFSSVFYVASLMGNFLIVLTVTSDTSLQTPMYFLLANLSIMDLMFCSSTTPKIIYDLLRMCKSISFGGCVVQIFFIHAIGGTEMVLLITMAFDRYIAICKPLHYLTIMSPRRCIVFLVTSWIIGLTHSVTELVFIRDLPFCGPNELDSFFCDLPRLIKLACIETYTLEFMVTANSGLISVASFLILIVSYIFILVTVQKKSSDGICKALSTLSAHVTVVVLFFGPLIFLYVWPFPSSCLDKFFAIFDAVITPFLNPVIYTFRNKDMKVTMRRLCTQAVNYNKIS, from the coding sequence ATGGATGAAGCCAATCACTCTGTGGTGTCTGAGTTTGTGTTCGTGGGACTCTCCAACTCATGGGAGATTcggcttctcctcttcctcttttcctctgtgttctaTGTGGCAAGCCTGATGGGAAACTTCCTCATTGTCCTAACTGTGACCTCTGACACTAGTTTACAGACCCCCATGTACTTCCTACTGGCCAACCTTTCCATCATGGACCTGATGTTTTGCTCCTCCACAACTCCAAAGATAATTTATGATCTTTTAAGGATGTGTAAAAGCATCTCTTTTGGGGGTTGTGTAGTTCAGATCTTCTTCATTCATGCAATTGGGGGCACTGAGATGGTGCTGCTTATCACCATGGCCTTTGACAGATACATTGCCATATGTAAGCCTCTTCACTACCTGACCATCATGAGCCCACGAAGGTGCATTGTATTTTTAGTCACTTCCTGGATTATTGGCCTTACTCATTCAGTGACTGAATTGGTTTTTATCAGAGACTTGCCTTTCTGTGGCCCTAATGAATTAGATAGCTTTTTTTGTGACCTTCCTCGACTTATCAAACTTGCTTGCATAGAAACCTACACATTGGAATTCATGGTTACTGCCAATAGTGGCTTGATTTCTGTGGCTTCATTTTTAATTCTGATAGTCTCTTACATCTTTATTTTGGTGACTGTTCAGAAAAAATCTTCTGATGGTATATGCAAAGCCCTCTCCACTCTGTCAGCTCATGTCACTGTggttgttttattctttgggcCATTAATCTTTCTTTATGTGTGGCCATTTCCCTCATCATGCTTAGATAAATTCTTTGCCATCTTTGATGCAGTTATCACTCCTTTTCTAAATCCAGTCATCTACACTTTTAGGAATAAAGACATGAAGGTCACAATGAGGAGATTATGCACTCAGGCTGTGAATTACAATAAAATCTCTTAA